The proteins below are encoded in one region of Penicillium psychrofluorescens genome assembly, chromosome: 4:
- a CDS encoding uncharacterized protein (ID:PFLUO_007064-T1.cds;~source:funannotate), whose amino-acid sequence MASILTKLTPRATGQIAHVTISRPTKLNALNSALLAALPQTLSSLTTRHPDLLAVILTGAGPKAFVGGADLAEMAALDSPASARAFITRVHGACDAVRECPVPVIARVNGFALGAGLELAASCDLRVAREGAVFGMPEVRVGIPSVVEAALLPNLIGWGRTRQLLMLGENISASDALRWGLVEKVVSDGETELDEAVEEWVQALEKNGPLAVRRQKALMRRWEALSGVDESVQAGVDAFGEAFEVKAENGETETEPGRMMGEFFRRKEMMAKGKL is encoded by the exons atggcCTCAATTCTCACGAAACTCACACCCCGCGCAACAGGCCAAATAGCCCACGTCACAATCTCCCGGCCTACAAAACTAAACGCCCTAAACAGCGCCCTCCTAGCCGCCCTTCCCCAAACCCTATCATCGCTCACAACCAGACACCCGGATCTCTTGGCCGTCATCCTCACAGGCGCAGGACCCAAGGCATTCGTCGGCGGTGCGGAtctcgccgagatggcggCGCTGGACTCGCCGGCCTCGGCGCGGGCATTCATCACCCGTGTCCATGGTGCGTGTGATGCTGTGCGCGAGTGTCCGGTTCCTGTTATTGCGAGGGTGAATGGGTTTGCGCTGGGTGCGGGATTGGAATTGGCGGCGAGTTGTGACTTAAGGGTCGCGAGGGAGGGAGCGGTTTTTGGGATGCCGGAG gTCCGAGTCGGCATCCCCAGCGTCGTAGAGGCAGCCCTCCTGCCCAACCTAATCGGCTGGGGCCGAACACGACAACTCCTAATGCTAGGAGAAAACATCAGCGCGTCCGATGCGCTGCGCTGGGGCCTCGTGGAGAAAGTGGTTTCGGATGGCGAAACAGAGCTGGATGAGGCTGTGGAGGAATGGGTtcaggcgctggagaagaacggGCCGTTGGCTGTGCGGAGGCAGAAGGCGCTTATGCGGAGGTGGGAAGCGTTGTCCGGTGTTGATGAGAGTGTTCAGGCGGGCGTTGATGCCTTTGGGGAGGCTTTTGAGGTCAAGGCTGAGAATggggagacggagacggagcCGGGGAGGATGATGGGGGAGTTTTTtcggaggaaggagatgatggcgaagggGAAGTTGTAA